The Plectropomus leopardus isolate mb chromosome 2, YSFRI_Pleo_2.0, whole genome shotgun sequence genome has a window encoding:
- the vapb gene encoding vesicle-associated membrane protein-associated protein B/C: protein MARPEQVLLLEPQHELKFRGPFSDVVTTNLKLSNPTDRNVCFKVKTTAPRRYCVRPNSGIIDAGTSINVSVMLQPFDYDPNEKSKHKFMVQSVLAPPDMTDMEGVWKEAKADELMDSKLRCVFDMPVENEKTHDMESNKMMSSSLLKSDSSTLPPKSLSSTLDDGEVKKIMEECKRLQMEAQRLREENKQIREDDGLRMRKSNVMSSQHSSIGMKKDEGFSARTMALILLFFVVGVIVGKLVL from the exons GTCCATTCTCAGACGTGGTCACCACAAATCTCAAGCTCTCCAACCCAACAGACAGGAATGTGTGTTTTAAGGTTAAGACGACAGCGCCGCGCCGGTACTGTGTGCggccaaacagtggaatcaTCGATGCAGGCACCTCAATCAATGTCTCAG ttatGCTGCAGCCTTTCGACTATGACCCAAATGAGAAGAGCAAACACAAGTTCATGGTCCAGTCCGTGCTAGCACCTCCTGACATGACCGATATGGAGGGAGTG TGGAAGGAGGCCAAAGCAGATGAGCTGATGGACTCCAAATTGAGGtgtgtttttgacatgccaGTGGAGAACGAGAAAACG CATGACATGGAGTCCAACAAGATGATGTCGTCCAGCTTGCTGAAGTCAGACTCCTCCACGCTGCCTCCAAAGTCACTGAGCTCCACCCTCGATGATGGGGAGGTAAAGAAGATCATGGAGGAGTGTAAGAGGCTGCAAATGGAGGCTCAGAGGCTAcgggaagaaaacaaacagatcagg GAGGACGATGGTCTGCGGATGCGGAAGAGCAACGTGATGTCATCTCAGCACTCCTCAATTGGCATGAAGAAAGACGAGGGCTTTAGCGCCCGCACAATGGCCCTCATCCTGCTCTTCTTCGTGGTGGGCGTCATCGTTGGCAAGTTGGTCTTGTAG
- the apcdd1l gene encoding protein APCDD1-like has protein sequence MSVWMKRVEAVNMSNGRFSHLLRGVWLLWLWKAVFVAGTGSKLWEVPTASFTSSSNLSDSLQWEQDCQYRRPQDRVRITADIPPRLDGTWVSTRCEVRPGPEFLTRSYTFHPSRHFQALQHYYTDSGCEDPAYSLLIRGKLRLRQASWITRGGTEAEHHLSKVGIVVHSLAAKQRLASGLSQTCVALALSQVVPGKLFELYNTRAGRGCLAALGFSMMEMGLIRVETQHHSHGGKVQELLLGDIHTDWTQRTQHRPTGYQQPLQNTMHHIHPCPVCALVYRSSEQRPPVLPRSAAAPLSLTGRWVSQRCETRPNVLFLTRDFTFDPDQHAWEGIYRHYSDPACSTPTFTLRASGHYAQGNPSAKVSGATEFVFKIIQVRVTAAEEPTAKLLNGTRPGKCGRSGGWEVGVEQDLTPTDGCTLLGIKLPHKEYELFKTELDHRKHPLLFIGERPTDGSTPDRPPRRPTSFQAPMVLCSGGDTHLSRRYGSGFNSKQVQLAVSGTETLAQMVLLVLGSVLCSRFCVY, from the exons CTGTGTTTGTGGCTGGAACAGGGAGCAAACTGTGGGAGGTGCCCACAGCCTCTTTTACTTCCTCCTCCAACCTGAGTGACAGTCTGCAGTGGGAGCAGGACTGTCAGTACCGCCGCCCACAGGACAGAGTGAGAATCACAGCAGACATCCCCCCAAGACTGGATGGCACATGGGTGTCAACAAG GTGTGAAGTTCGGCCCGGTCCAGAGTTCCTCACCCGCTCCTACACCTTCCACCCCAGCCGTCATTTCCAGGCTCTGCAGCACTACTACACTGACAGTGGCTGTGAGGACCCGGCCTACTCCTTGCTGATTAGGGGGAAGCTTCGTCTGCGCCAGGCCTCCTGGATCACCCGCGGGGGCACCGAAGCTGAACACCATCTCAGTAAGGTGGGAATTGTTGTCCACAGCCTGGCAGCCAAGCAGAGGCTGGCCTCCGGTCTGTCGCAGACCTGCGTGGCTCTGGCCCTGAGCCAAGTCGTACCAGGGAAGCTGTTTGAGCTGTACAACACGAGGGCGGGGAGGGGATGTCTGGCAGCACTGGGCTTCTCCATGATGGAAATGGGACTGATCCGGGTGGAGACGCAGCACCACAGCCATGGAGGGAAGGTCCAGGAGCTGCTATTAGGGGATATTCACACTGACTGGACACAGAGGACTCAGCACAGACCTACAGGGTACCAACAGCCACTGCAGAACACCATG catcacatCCACCCTTGCCCCGTGTGCGCCCTGGTGTACCGCTCCTCAGAGCAGCGCCCCCCTGTGTTGCCCCGTAGCGCCGCAGCTCCTCTGTCTCTGACCGGCCGCTGGGTCAGCCAACGCTGTGAAACACGTCCCAACGTCCTCTTCCTCACCCGTGACTTTACCTTCGATCCGGACCAGCACGCATGGGAGGGCATTTACCGGCATTACTCGGACCCCGCCTGTTCTACGCCCACCTTCACCCTAAGAGCCTCGGGCCACTACGCTCAGGGAAACCCCTCCGCCAAGGTCTCAGGAGCCACTGAGTTTGTCTTCAAGATCATCCAGGTGAGAGTCACAGCTGCTGAGGAGCCCACAGCAAAGCTGCTCAATGGGACGAGACCCGGAAAGTGTGGTCGCTCAGGCGGCTGGGAGGTCGGCGTGGAGCAGGATTTGACCCCCACAGATGGGTGCACCCTGCTGGGCATCAAGCTGCCACATAAGGAGTATGAGCTCTTCAAGACTGAACTGGATCACAGAAAACACCCACTGTTGTTCATTGGAGAGAGACCGACTGACGGGTCCACTCCAGACCGACCACCGAGGAGGCCCACGTCTTTTCAGGCTCCCATGGTGCTTTGCAGCGGGGGGGATACACATCTTTCACGTCGCTATGGCTCAGGTTTTAACAGTAAGCAGGTCCAGCTTGCAGTCAGTGGGACAGAGACACTGGCACAGATGGTGTTACTGGTCCTGGGATCTGTACTGTGCAGCAGGTTCTGTGTTTATTag